From Novosphingobium resinovorum, the proteins below share one genomic window:
- a CDS encoding Lrp/AsnC family transcriptional regulator, which yields MQLDEFDRGIIAALQEDARMPVAQVAERVALSATPVSRRIKRLEDEGVIRGYAPVLDPRRLGFELEAYVLINLVAHVDENIARFEQAIADNPYVIACHAVTGDMDYLVRVIARNVEHLSQITLRTLLRIPGVRDVKSIIVLETIKEDRAVPVEI from the coding sequence GTGCAACTGGACGAATTCGATCGCGGGATCATCGCGGCGTTGCAGGAAGATGCGCGCATGCCGGTGGCGCAAGTGGCGGAGCGGGTGGCGCTTTCCGCAACGCCGGTCAGCCGCCGCATCAAGCGGCTGGAGGATGAAGGTGTGATTCGGGGCTATGCACCTGTGCTCGACCCGAGGCGGCTGGGCTTCGAGCTGGAAGCCTACGTGCTGATCAACCTCGTCGCCCATGTGGACGAGAACATCGCCCGGTTCGAGCAGGCGATCGCCGACAATCCCTACGTGATCGCCTGCCATGCGGTGACCGGGGACATGGACTATCTGGTCCGGGTGATCGCGCGCAACGTGGAGCATCTCTCGCAGATCACGCTGCGCACCTTGCTGCGGATCCCGGGGGTGCGCGACGTGAAGTCGATCATCGTGCTGGAGACGATCAAGGAAGACCGCGCGGTTCCGGTGGAAATATAG
- a CDS encoding HAD family hydrolase has protein sequence MPKSFPDPIRAAIFDMDGTLIATEAAHHRSYALTSQAIGWPLGEEILDTMVGVSRDLNEVMLAQRLGPEFPLARFYEEADALFMAMLDEGVDLRPGAVPILEHFLAAGIPLALCTSTAGELVPPRLEKAGLLGYFDVIVTRSDVSQAKPHPEPYLLAAERLGVDPAHCVAIEDSYAGVLSATSAGIATVMVPDLLPATEAMTAAGATVLPSLDALRELLMAPVEG, from the coding sequence ATGCCCAAGTCCTTCCCCGATCCCATCCGCGCCGCCATCTTCGACATGGACGGCACCCTCATCGCCACCGAGGCCGCGCACCATCGCAGCTATGCGCTGACGTCCCAGGCGATCGGCTGGCCGCTGGGGGAGGAGATTCTCGATACGATGGTGGGCGTCAGCCGCGATCTCAACGAGGTCATGCTCGCCCAGCGCCTGGGCCCCGAGTTCCCGCTGGCGCGCTTCTATGAAGAGGCGGACGCGCTGTTCATGGCCATGCTGGACGAAGGCGTCGACCTGCGCCCCGGCGCGGTGCCGATCCTCGAACATTTCCTCGCGGCGGGCATCCCGCTGGCGCTCTGCACATCGACGGCGGGCGAACTGGTGCCGCCGCGACTGGAGAAGGCGGGCCTGCTCGGCTACTTCGACGTCATCGTCACCCGCAGCGACGTGTCGCAGGCCAAGCCGCACCCCGAACCCTACCTGCTGGCCGCCGAGCGCCTCGGCGTCGATCCGGCGCACTGCGTTGCCATCGAGGACAGCTACGCGGGCGTGCTGTCCGCCACCTCGGCGGGCATCGCCACGGTCATGGTTCCCGATCTGCTGCCCGCGACCGAGGCTATGACGGCTGCCGGAGCGACCGTTCTGCCCAGCCTCGACGCCCTGCGCGAATTGCTCATGGCGCCGGTCGAGGGCTGA
- a CDS encoding N-succinylarginine dihydrolase: MRTEINFDGIVGPSHNYAGLSLGNLASTKNFGKVSAPRTAALQGLAKMRANLERGLAQGFFLPQRRPDEVWLHQLGTTVEAADAVLRANSLSASSMWAANAATVSPAADTADGRCHLTVANLVTMPHRSHEWRETLAQLQIAFANEAHFAVHAPIPAPFGDEGAANHMRLCAGHDTPGIEVFVYGVTGGPYPARQHREASEAVARIHGLSPTRTVFARQSDEAIAAGAFHNDVVAVANERVLFTHELAFADRDALYAELRAKLPEIEIVEVPAAEVSLADAITSYLFNAQLVTLPSGEAALVLPGEARETPSVWRWLEAHVAGNGPIRHLFVHDLRESMANGGGPACLRLRVVADPATVDPRFIATPEKLDRIEALVARLWPEHIAVGDLASPALWAACVEARSALCVELGLEELAG, translated from the coding sequence ATGCGCACAGAGATCAACTTCGACGGCATCGTCGGCCCCAGCCACAACTATGCAGGACTGAGCCTGGGCAACCTCGCCTCGACGAAGAACTTCGGCAAGGTGTCCGCCCCGCGCACCGCCGCGCTGCAGGGGCTGGCGAAGATGCGCGCCAATCTCGAGCGCGGGCTGGCGCAGGGCTTCTTCCTCCCCCAGCGCCGCCCCGACGAGGTGTGGCTGCACCAGCTCGGCACCACGGTCGAGGCCGCAGACGCGGTCCTGCGCGCCAACTCCCTGTCGGCCTCCTCGATGTGGGCGGCGAACGCGGCGACTGTCTCGCCCGCGGCAGACACGGCGGACGGACGCTGCCACCTCACCGTCGCCAACCTCGTGACGATGCCTCACCGCAGCCACGAATGGCGCGAAACGCTGGCGCAACTTCAGATCGCCTTCGCAAACGAGGCGCACTTCGCCGTCCACGCGCCGATCCCTGCGCCCTTCGGCGACGAGGGCGCGGCCAACCACATGCGGCTGTGCGCGGGCCACGACACGCCGGGCATCGAAGTCTTCGTCTATGGCGTGACCGGAGGCCCCTACCCCGCCCGCCAGCATCGCGAGGCAAGCGAAGCCGTCGCGCGCATTCACGGCCTCTCGCCGACGCGCACTGTCTTCGCCCGCCAGTCGGACGAGGCGATCGCGGCGGGCGCGTTCCACAACGATGTCGTCGCCGTGGCCAACGAGCGGGTGCTGTTCACCCACGAACTCGCTTTCGCTGACCGCGATGCGCTCTATGCGGAGCTGCGTGCGAAGCTGCCGGAGATCGAGATCGTCGAAGTCCCCGCCGCCGAGGTCAGCCTTGCGGACGCGATCACCTCCTACCTGTTCAACGCCCAGTTGGTGACGCTGCCCTCGGGAGAGGCCGCGCTGGTGCTCCCCGGCGAGGCGCGCGAGACGCCCTCGGTCTGGCGCTGGCTGGAAGCGCACGTCGCCGGGAACGGCCCGATCCGCCACCTCTTCGTCCACGACCTGCGCGAAAGCATGGCCAACGGCGGCGGCCCCGCCTGCCTGCGCCTGCGGGTGGTGGCGGACCCGGCGACGGTAGACCCGCGCTTCATCGCGACGCCGGAAAAGCTGGACCGGATCGAGGCACTGGTCGCAAGGCTGTGGCCCGAGCACATCGCGGTGGGGGACCTCGCCAGCCCGGCGCTGTGGGCCGCCTGCGTGGAAGCACGCTCGGCCCTGTGCGTGGAACTGGGGCTGGAGGAACTCGCGGGGTAA
- a CDS encoding arginine N-succinyltransferase yields the protein MTFLLRTAREGDLEALYRMAKGTGGGFTNLPPDKPTLKGKLERAAKCFARDDGEIANDLFAFILEDTETGKVRGTCQAFSQVGTELPFYSYRIGRITQHSKELDRTFRAEMLTLSTDLDGASEVGGLYLDATERSAGVGKLLARSRYLFIAMHRERFGETTLAELRGAIDDAGNSPFWDGLAGRFFDMSFRDADEFNAKHGNQFIADLMPKHPIYTALLSEGARQVMGQPHYSGRPAMRMLESEGFAFQNYIDIFDGGPTMIAKTDGIRTVKQAKTVTVSAVVPVREDEPTHLIATGRLAEFRACLGCVSEDGALDEAAAALLGLGVGDAVTVAPA from the coding sequence ATGACCTTCCTGCTGCGCACCGCGCGCGAGGGCGATCTCGAAGCGCTCTACCGCATGGCCAAGGGCACCGGCGGCGGCTTCACCAACCTGCCGCCCGACAAGCCGACGCTGAAAGGCAAGCTGGAACGCGCCGCCAAATGCTTCGCCCGCGATGACGGCGAAATCGCCAACGACCTCTTCGCCTTCATCCTCGAAGACACCGAAACCGGGAAGGTGCGTGGCACCTGTCAGGCGTTCTCGCAAGTGGGCACCGAACTGCCGTTCTACTCCTACCGCATCGGCCGCATCACCCAGCATTCCAAGGAACTCGACCGCACCTTCCGCGCCGAGATGCTGACCCTGTCCACAGACCTCGACGGGGCGAGCGAAGTCGGCGGGCTCTATCTCGACGCTACCGAGCGTTCGGCGGGTGTCGGCAAGCTGCTGGCCCGCAGCCGCTACCTGTTCATCGCCATGCACCGCGAGCGTTTCGGCGAGACGACCTTGGCCGAGCTGCGCGGCGCCATCGACGATGCGGGCAACTCGCCGTTCTGGGACGGCCTCGCGGGCCGCTTCTTCGACATGAGTTTCCGCGACGCCGACGAGTTCAACGCCAAGCACGGCAACCAGTTCATCGCCGACCTGATGCCCAAGCACCCGATCTACACTGCGCTGCTCTCCGAAGGCGCACGGCAGGTGATGGGCCAGCCGCACTATTCCGGCCGCCCGGCCATGCGGATGCTGGAAAGCGAGGGCTTCGCCTTCCAGAACTACATCGACATCTTCGACGGCGGCCCGACGATGATCGCGAAGACCGATGGCATCCGCACGGTGAAACAGGCGAAGACGGTGACGGTATCGGCGGTGGTCCCGGTGCGGGAGGACGAACCGACGCACCTGATCGCGACCGGGCGGCTGGCGGAATTCCGTGCCTGCCTCGGCTGCGTGAGCGAGGATGGCGCGCTGGACGAGGCGGCGGCGGCGCTGCTTGGCCTCGGCGTGGGCGATGCGGTGACGGTCGCTCCGGCGTGA
- the phhA gene encoding phenylalanine 4-monooxygenase translates to MKKPSTITSNSGLRGEYDRAADDYTVAQDWHAYTPEMHARWRRLYARQSALVRTHACASFREGLARLDCAEGIPRFADANRVLQAATGWRLVAVPGFIPDAVFFDHLAHRRFPVTRWLREEHELDYLAEPDVFHDFFGHVPMLLDPTIADFLELYGKAGARAMAMGALDMLARIYWYTIEFGLVREDGALKVFGAGIISSAGETRFSIEDREVLRLPFDPVRVMRTSYMIDSFQKTYFVLESLPQLIEALVSLDFGPVYETWRHEPPLPAGEALPEETPIGALA, encoded by the coding sequence ATGAAGAAGCCGTCGACGATCACGTCAAACAGCGGCCTTCGGGGAGAGTACGACCGGGCCGCCGACGACTATACCGTCGCGCAGGACTGGCATGCCTATACCCCGGAGATGCATGCGCGCTGGCGCCGCCTCTACGCGCGCCAGTCCGCGCTGGTCCGCACCCATGCCTGTGCATCGTTCCGCGAGGGGCTGGCACGGCTGGACTGCGCCGAGGGCATCCCGCGCTTCGCCGACGCCAACCGCGTGCTTCAGGCGGCGACCGGCTGGCGGCTGGTGGCGGTGCCCGGCTTCATCCCCGATGCGGTGTTCTTCGACCACCTCGCGCACCGCCGCTTCCCGGTGACCCGCTGGCTGCGCGAGGAGCACGAGCTGGACTATCTCGCCGAGCCGGACGTGTTCCACGATTTCTTCGGCCACGTGCCGATGCTGCTCGATCCGACCATAGCCGATTTCCTGGAGCTTTACGGCAAGGCCGGGGCGCGGGCGATGGCGATGGGCGCGCTGGACATGCTGGCGCGCATCTACTGGTACACCATCGAGTTCGGACTGGTGCGGGAGGACGGCGCGCTGAAGGTCTTCGGCGCGGGGATCATCTCGTCGGCGGGCGAGACGCGCTTTTCGATCGAGGACCGCGAGGTGCTGCGGCTGCCGTTCGACCCGGTGCGGGTGATGCGCACCAGCTACATGATCGACAGCTTCCAGAAGACCTACTTCGTCCTCGAAAGCCTGCCGCAACTGATCGAGGCGCTCGTCAGCCTCGATTTCGGCCCCGTCTACGAAACCTGGCGGCACGAACCGCCGTTACCGGCAGGCGAAGCGTTGCCGGAAGAAACCCCGATAGGAGCACTCGCATGA
- a CDS encoding VOC family protein: MTNTAPTLGGIHHVAYRCKDAKQTVDFYRDVLGMDFMLAIAEDTVPSTGAPDPYMHVFLDCGGGNVLAFFELPNAPDMGRDEATPAWVQHIAFKVESEGDLVSAKARAEAAGLEVIGPTHHGVFKSIYFFDPNGHRLELAWQFGTVDQMAFLRAVADDMLDEWARTRKAPRHAAWLHEKIAAES, translated from the coding sequence ATGACCAATACCGCACCCACCCTCGGCGGCATCCATCACGTGGCTTACCGCTGCAAGGACGCCAAGCAGACCGTGGACTTCTACCGCGACGTACTCGGCATGGATTTCATGCTGGCGATCGCCGAGGACACGGTGCCCTCCACCGGCGCGCCCGATCCCTACATGCACGTCTTCCTCGACTGCGGCGGCGGCAATGTGCTGGCCTTCTTCGAACTGCCCAATGCGCCCGACATGGGCCGCGACGAGGCCACCCCCGCATGGGTCCAGCACATCGCCTTCAAGGTGGAGAGCGAGGGCGACCTCGTTTCCGCCAAGGCCCGCGCCGAGGCCGCCGGGCTGGAGGTGATCGGCCCGACCCACCATGGCGTGTTCAAGTCGATCTACTTCTTCGATCCCAACGGCCATCGCCTCGAACTCGCCTGGCAGTTCGGCACCGTGGACCAGATGGCGTTCCTGCGCGCCGTCGCCGACGACATGCTCGACGAATGGGCGCGCACTCGCAAGGCGCCGCGCCATGCGGCGTGGCTGCACGAGAAGATCGCGGCGGAAAGCTGA
- the maiA gene encoding maleylacetoacetate isomerase, translating into MLRLHGYWRSSTSYRVRLALNLKRLDHENVPVNLLAGEQRGEGYRALNPFAGVPVLEADGAVRAQSMAILEWLDERYPERPLLPEGIEERFAARELASAIATELHAPLNLPVLQYLKHDLGHAQADVDLWYWHWLEKTLTGVEARLAQRGSGDFLFGAPGYFECVALPQLYNARRFAFDLSGYPRLTRIEAACLELPEFLAAHPDHQPEASGTTISPRPAP; encoded by the coding sequence ATGCTGCGGCTCCACGGCTACTGGCGCAGTTCGACGAGCTACCGGGTCCGCCTTGCGCTGAACCTCAAGCGGCTCGATCATGAGAACGTGCCGGTGAACCTGCTGGCGGGAGAGCAGCGGGGTGAGGGTTATCGGGCGCTGAACCCTTTCGCGGGCGTGCCGGTGCTGGAAGCGGACGGTGCGGTGCGGGCGCAGTCGATGGCGATCCTCGAATGGCTGGACGAGCGCTATCCCGAACGCCCGCTCTTGCCGGAGGGCATCGAGGAGCGTTTCGCGGCGCGCGAACTGGCCTCGGCTATAGCCACCGAACTGCACGCACCGCTCAACCTGCCGGTGCTGCAGTACCTAAAGCACGACCTCGGCCATGCTCAGGCGGACGTGGACTTGTGGTACTGGCACTGGCTGGAGAAGACCCTGACCGGCGTGGAGGCGCGGCTGGCGCAGCGCGGCTCGGGCGATTTCCTGTTCGGCGCGCCGGGCTACTTCGAGTGCGTCGCCTTGCCGCAGCTCTACAATGCGCGGCGCTTCGCGTTCGACCTCTCGGGCTATCCGCGCCTCACGCGGATCGAGGCGGCGTGTCTGGAACTCCCGGAATTCCTGGCGGCGCACCCGGACCATCAGCCCGAAGCGAGCGGGACGACAATCAGCCCTCGACCGGCGCCATGA
- the hppD gene encoding 4-hydroxyphenylpyruvate dioxygenase: MTDLFDNPIGLDGFEFVEFSAPDKGVLEPVFEAMGFTRIARHRSKDVELWRQGSINFITNYEPGSPAWFFSREHGPSACGMGFRVRDARAAYAELLARSAEPVQVATGPMELHLPGIRGIGNSIIYLIDRYERGGDGALSIYDIDFDYLPGVDRHPAGAGFAEIDHLTHNVYGGRMAYWADYYEKLFNFREIRYFDIKGEYTGLTSRALTAPDGKIRIPLNEEAEGGKGQIDEFLRAFNGEGIQHIALICDDLLGAWDKLKALGVPFMTAPPETYYEMLEERLPGHGQPVEALKMRGILLDGTVEGGQPRLLLQIFAEARVGPVFFEFIERRGDDGFGNGNFKALFESMERDQIRRGVLKVSEPAE, from the coding sequence ATGACCGACCTTTTCGACAATCCCATCGGTCTCGACGGGTTCGAGTTCGTGGAATTCTCCGCGCCGGACAAGGGCGTGCTGGAGCCGGTGTTCGAGGCCATGGGCTTCACCCGGATCGCGCGCCACCGCTCCAAGGATGTGGAACTGTGGCGGCAGGGCTCGATTAACTTCATCACCAATTACGAACCCGGCAGCCCCGCGTGGTTCTTCAGCCGCGAGCATGGCCCGTCCGCCTGCGGCATGGGCTTTCGCGTGCGCGATGCGCGCGCCGCCTATGCAGAATTGCTGGCACGCTCGGCCGAGCCGGTGCAGGTGGCGACCGGGCCGATGGAACTGCACCTGCCGGGCATTCGCGGCATCGGCAATTCGATCATCTACCTGATCGACCGCTACGAGCGCGGCGGGGACGGCGCGCTGTCGATCTACGACATCGACTTCGATTACCTGCCCGGCGTCGATCGCCACCCGGCGGGCGCGGGCTTCGCGGAGATCGATCACCTCACGCACAACGTCTACGGCGGGCGCATGGCCTACTGGGCGGATTACTACGAGAAGCTCTTCAATTTCCGCGAGATCCGCTACTTCGACATCAAGGGCGAATACACCGGCCTGACCAGCCGCGCGCTGACCGCGCCCGACGGCAAGATCCGTATCCCGCTCAACGAGGAAGCCGAAGGCGGGAAGGGCCAGATCGACGAATTCCTGCGCGCCTTCAACGGCGAGGGCATCCAGCACATCGCGCTGATCTGCGACGATCTTCTCGGCGCGTGGGACAAGCTCAAGGCGCTCGGCGTGCCGTTCATGACCGCGCCGCCCGAGACGTACTACGAGATGCTGGAGGAGCGCCTGCCCGGCCACGGCCAGCCAGTCGAGGCGCTGAAGATGCGCGGCATCCTGCTCGACGGTACGGTCGAAGGCGGCCAGCCCCGCCTCCTCCTGCAGATATTCGCCGAAGCGCGCGTCGGGCCGGTGTTCTTCGAGTTCATCGAGCGGCGCGGCGACGACGGTTTCGGCAATGGCAACTTCAAGGCGCTGTTCGAGAGCATGGAACGTGATCAGATCCGGCGCGGTGTGCTCAAGGTTAGCGAGCCGGCGGAGTGA